The following are from one region of the Streptomyces tuirus genome:
- a CDS encoding ADP-ribosylglycohydrolase family protein: MTADSSPDVRLERALACLRGLSVGDALGSQYFVPVNYPLLKRREVPSGPWQWTDDTEMAGSVVAVLAAHHRIDQDALAHSFAEHHDFDRGYGPAVNRLLRLVREGGDWRELASALFKGQGSWGNGAAMRIAPLGAWYADDPEQATHQAEISAYPTHQHREAVVGAMAVAAAAAFAAAPEGPPGAEALLDGVIDLVPKSAVGAGLRRARDMLDYGDPGTVAAVLGCGRRTTAHDTVPFALWSAARSLGDYERAFWTTAQVGGDVDTTCAIAGGVIAAGKAGAPPAEWAERTEPLPDWVPTSA; encoded by the coding sequence ATGACCGCTGATTCCTCCCCCGACGTGCGCCTGGAGCGCGCCCTGGCCTGCCTGCGCGGACTGTCCGTCGGGGACGCCCTCGGCTCCCAGTACTTCGTGCCGGTGAACTACCCGCTGCTCAAGCGTCGAGAGGTGCCCTCCGGACCGTGGCAGTGGACGGACGACACGGAGATGGCCGGCTCGGTCGTCGCCGTCCTGGCCGCCCACCACCGCATCGACCAGGACGCCCTGGCGCACTCCTTCGCCGAGCACCACGACTTCGACCGGGGCTACGGTCCTGCGGTCAACCGTCTGCTGCGGCTCGTCCGGGAGGGCGGCGACTGGCGGGAACTGGCCTCCGCGCTCTTCAAGGGGCAGGGCTCCTGGGGCAACGGCGCGGCGATGCGGATCGCTCCGCTGGGGGCCTGGTACGCGGACGATCCGGAGCAGGCGACCCACCAGGCGGAGATCTCGGCCTACCCCACCCACCAGCACCGCGAGGCCGTCGTCGGGGCCATGGCCGTCGCGGCCGCAGCCGCGTTCGCCGCCGCCCCCGAGGGGCCGCCAGGAGCCGAAGCCCTCCTCGACGGGGTCATCGACCTGGTACCGAAGAGCGCTGTGGGCGCGGGACTCCGCAGGGCGCGGGACATGCTCGACTACGGCGACCCGGGCACGGTCGCCGCGGTACTGGGGTGCGGGCGGCGGACGACCGCCCACGACACCGTGCCCTTCGCCCTCTGGTCGGCGGCGAGAAGCCTCGGCGACTACGAGCGGGCGTTCTGGACGACCGCCCAGGTCGGCGGGGATGTCGACACCACGTGCGCCATTGCCGGCGGCGTCATCGCCGCGGGGAAGGCGGGGGCGCCGCCCGCCGAATGGGCCGAGCGGACGGAGCCGCTCCCGGACTGGGTGCCCACGTCGGCCTGA
- a CDS encoding TetR/AcrR family transcriptional regulator has protein sequence MVTPSWADAPAQTAARRRGAVLERAILDAALDQLSTVGWNGLTMEGVAAGAQTGKAAVYRRWPSKEDLVADALRAGLPQFDAAPDEGSVRQDLLALCLLARDAMFSRPGFALRSVIHECDTAQAERFHGVIFDGVVEPTMKMLREVVDRGIKRGEVRPEAANSYVFDAIPAMMMYRSKMCGCEWQDSEVKEMIDQLMVPLLRPHGA, from the coding sequence ATGGTTACCCCCAGCTGGGCGGATGCCCCCGCTCAGACTGCCGCCCGCCGCCGCGGCGCGGTCCTCGAACGTGCGATCCTCGACGCCGCCCTCGATCAACTCAGCACTGTCGGCTGGAACGGCCTGACGATGGAGGGTGTCGCCGCCGGCGCCCAGACCGGCAAGGCCGCGGTCTACCGGCGGTGGCCGTCCAAGGAGGATCTCGTCGCCGACGCCCTGCGTGCCGGGCTGCCGCAGTTCGACGCGGCGCCGGATGAAGGAAGCGTGCGGCAGGACCTCTTGGCACTGTGTCTGCTGGCGCGTGACGCGATGTTCTCCCGCCCGGGCTTCGCGCTTCGCTCGGTAATTCACGAGTGCGACACGGCGCAGGCCGAACGCTTCCACGGCGTGATCTTCGACGGGGTCGTCGAGCCCACCATGAAGATGTTGCGAGAGGTCGTCGACCGCGGGATCAAGCGCGGCGAGGTGCGTCCCGAGGCCGCCAACAGCTATGTCTTCGACGCCATACCGGCCATGATGATGTACCGCTCCAAGATGTGCGGTTGTGAATGGCAGGACAGTGAAGTCAAGGAGATGATCGACCAGTTGATGGTTCCGCTGCTGCGGCCGCATGGTGCCTGA
- a CDS encoding ribonuclease HII has protein sequence MPYEPPTHTVERSLRATTGAKIVAGVDEVGRGAWAGPVTVCAAITGLRRPPEGLTDSKLLTIKRRTTLAEELRTWVTSYALGHASPEEIDALGMTAALRLAAGRALDALPVRPDAVILDGKHDYLGAPWRVRTVIKGDQSCVAVAAASVIAKVQRDKMMAELGIDHADFGFADNAGYPSPVHKAALAERGPTPYHRLSWAYLDALPQWRHLKKVRSWADGSVPEIEGQLGFDF, from the coding sequence ATGCCGTACGAACCGCCTACTCACACCGTCGAGCGCTCCCTTCGAGCCACGACCGGAGCGAAGATCGTTGCAGGTGTCGACGAGGTGGGCCGCGGCGCGTGGGCCGGTCCCGTCACCGTCTGCGCGGCGATCACCGGACTGCGCCGTCCGCCCGAGGGGCTCACCGACTCGAAGCTGCTCACCATCAAACGACGCACCACCCTCGCTGAGGAACTGCGGACCTGGGTGACGTCGTACGCACTGGGTCATGCCTCGCCGGAGGAGATAGACGCTCTGGGGATGACGGCCGCGCTGCGGCTCGCCGCGGGACGTGCGCTGGACGCACTGCCCGTGCGTCCCGACGCGGTCATCCTCGACGGCAAGCACGACTACCTCGGTGCGCCCTGGCGGGTCCGCACGGTGATCAAGGGCGACCAGTCGTGTGTGGCGGTCGCGGCGGCCTCGGTGATCGCCAAGGTCCAGCGCGACAAAATGATGGCCGAACTGGGTATCGACCATGCAGACTTCGGTTTTGCGGACAACGCCGGGTACCCATCGCCCGTGCACAAGGCCGCACTGGCGGAGCGGGGCCCCACCCCCTACCACCGGTTGTCGTGGGCGTATCTTGATGCGCTGCCCCAGTGGCGGCACCTCAAGAAGGTCCGCAGCTGGGCGGACGGAAGTGTTCCGGAGATCGAGGGGCAGCTCGGCTTCGATTTCTGA
- a CDS encoding RecQ family ATP-dependent DNA helicase produces MEHTSNAELRAAADAVLARLVGDISGEARLREDQWRAIEALVADRRRALVVQRTGWGKSAVYFVATSLLRARGSGPTVIVSPLLALMRNQVEAAARAGIHARTINSSNTEEWDAVQDEITAGKVDVLLVSPERLNNPDFRDQVLPRLAAATGLLVVDEAHCISDWGHDFRPDYRRLRTMLADLPPGVPVLATTATANARVTADVAEQLGTGGSSDALVLRGPLDRDSLSLSVLRLSDAAHRMAWLAEHLDELPGSGIIYTLTVAAAEEVTAFLRQRGHTVASYTGKTENADRQQAEEDLLDNKVKALVATSALGMGFDKPDLGFVVHLGSPSSPIAYYQQVGRAGRGVEHAEVLLLPGREDEAIWKYFASLAFPSEDLVRRTLDILGHAEKPLSLPALEPLVELRRSRLETMLKVLDVDGAVKRVKGGWIATGQPWTYDAERYAWVARQREAEQQAMRAYASATDCRMEFLQRQLDDEAAKPCGRCDNCAGPRFAADTSEEALDAARVDLGRAGVEVEPRRMWPTGLPAIGVDLKGRIPAGEQAASGRALGRLSDIGWGNRLRPMFAPQAPDGPVPDDVAKAVVDVLADWAKGPGGWAPGAPESGPRPAGVVTVASRTRPQLINSLGARIAEIGRLPLLGAVEYTGDAFPGSRSNSAQRLKALDGALAVPPALASALTEAQGPVLLVDDYTETGWTLAVAARMLRRSGAQGVLPLVLAVQG; encoded by the coding sequence ATGGAGCACACGAGCAATGCGGAACTCCGGGCGGCGGCCGACGCGGTCCTCGCCCGTCTCGTCGGGGACATCTCGGGAGAGGCCAGGCTGCGCGAGGACCAGTGGCGGGCGATCGAGGCGCTGGTCGCCGACAGACGCCGTGCCCTCGTCGTCCAGCGCACGGGCTGGGGCAAGTCCGCGGTGTACTTCGTGGCGACCTCGCTGCTGCGGGCGCGGGGCAGTGGCCCGACGGTGATCGTGTCGCCGCTTCTCGCGCTCATGCGGAATCAGGTCGAGGCGGCTGCTCGGGCGGGCATCCACGCCCGGACCATCAACTCCTCCAACACCGAGGAGTGGGACGCCGTTCAGGACGAGATCACCGCAGGCAAGGTGGACGTCCTCCTGGTGAGTCCTGAGCGGCTCAACAACCCGGACTTCCGGGACCAGGTGCTCCCTCGACTCGCGGCCGCGACGGGGCTCCTCGTGGTGGACGAGGCCCACTGCATCTCCGACTGGGGACACGACTTCCGGCCGGACTACCGCCGGCTGCGCACGATGCTCGCCGATCTCCCTCCTGGTGTGCCCGTGCTCGCGACCACCGCAACGGCCAACGCGCGCGTGACGGCGGACGTCGCGGAACAGCTCGGCACCGGCGGCAGCTCGGACGCCCTCGTGCTCCGCGGTCCGCTGGACCGGGACAGCCTGAGCCTGAGCGTGCTGCGCCTGTCGGACGCCGCGCACCGGATGGCCTGGCTCGCCGAACACCTCGACGAACTGCCCGGGTCCGGAATCATCTACACCCTCACCGTGGCGGCCGCCGAAGAGGTCACCGCGTTCCTCCGGCAGCGGGGGCACACGGTCGCGTCGTACACGGGCAAGACGGAGAACGCCGACCGCCAGCAGGCCGAGGAGGATCTGCTCGACAACAAGGTGAAGGCACTGGTCGCCACCTCTGCGCTCGGCATGGGCTTCGACAAACCCGACCTGGGTTTCGTGGTGCACCTGGGCTCGCCCTCCTCCCCCATCGCCTACTACCAGCAGGTGGGCCGCGCCGGGCGCGGTGTGGAGCACGCCGAGGTGCTGCTGCTCCCGGGCAGGGAGGACGAAGCGATCTGGAAGTACTTCGCGTCGCTCGCCTTCCCCTCGGAAGACCTGGTGCGCCGCACCCTCGACATCCTCGGGCACGCGGAGAAGCCCCTGTCGCTCCCCGCACTGGAGCCGCTGGTGGAGCTGCGCCGCTCCCGTCTGGAGACCATGCTCAAGGTCCTCGACGTGGACGGGGCGGTCAAGCGGGTCAAGGGCGGCTGGATCGCGACCGGGCAGCCGTGGACGTACGACGCCGAGCGGTACGCGTGGGTGGCACGTCAGCGCGAGGCCGAGCAGCAGGCCATGCGCGCGTACGCGTCGGCGACCGACTGCCGTATGGAGTTCCTGCAGCGTCAGTTGGACGACGAGGCCGCCAAGCCGTGCGGACGCTGCGACAACTGCGCCGGTCCGCGCTTCGCCGCCGACACCTCCGAGGAGGCGCTCGACGCCGCGCGTGTGGACCTGGGCCGGGCCGGTGTCGAGGTGGAGCCCCGGCGGATGTGGCCCACCGGGCTGCCGGCGATCGGAGTGGACCTCAAGGGACGCATCCCGGCCGGCGAACAGGCCGCGTCGGGACGCGCTCTGGGGCGCCTTTCGGACATCGGGTGGGGCAACCGGCTTCGGCCCATGTTCGCACCGCAGGCACCCGACGGGCCCGTACCCGACGACGTGGCGAAGGCCGTGGTGGATGTGCTGGCCGACTGGGCCAAGGGGCCCGGCGGCTGGGCCCCGGGCGCTCCGGAGAGCGGGCCGCGCCCGGCCGGCGTCGTCACCGTCGCCTCGCGCACGCGTCCGCAGTTGATCAACTCCCTGGGGGCGCGTATCGCCGAGATCGGCCGACTGCCGTTGCTCGGAGCCGTGGAGTACACCGGCGACGCGTTCCCGGGTTCTCGGAGCAACAGTGCCCAGCGGCTCAAGGCCCTCGACGGGGCTCTGGCCGTGCCGCCCGCCCTCGCGTCCGCGCTCACCGAAGCCCAGGGCCCGGTCCTCCTGGTGGACGACTACACGGAGACCGGCTGGACTCTCGCGGTCGCGGCCCGCATGCTCCGACGCTCCGGCGCGCAGGGGGTGTTGCCGCTGGTGCTGGCTGTGCAGGGCTGA
- a CDS encoding DUF4192 domain-containing protein, producing the protein MTNHSETTGSPENGDIAGRAAQGGHTNDEEERKESNPSGTRASSPVYGSHGDEHQVTLRTPAELADALPYLLGYRPEDSIVLVALHDRDGRGRFGGRARLGIPANADDWPSAARQLSHGLVTGSERRGARPESMVAFLCQEPERGQTGRQVMERLRPLAQRLRVECGSLDVVVVEALCISEGRYWSYCCDNAACCSPEGAPMGLPGTSVLAAAATYAGIQVRGTLRELRARLLPWESAAALEQEAALDAASMALVPKILDDTGRVAVADETLALAGRILDRLAEAQPASGMLLADLRDDELVGHDEAARLILGLQDRATRDRAAEWMEGDEAGHALRLWRTLARRCVGPYGEHAAAPLTLAGWVAWSTGDELEAREALAMALGADPDYLFARLLHQACNEGLDPETIRSCLRSEREDRGRVVTDLLEPPAAGADSAARGTTSASETGPCDRRSPAAAPSDSGAFGKPSPPVAPLPDTGPGEPSPAVVTPDSEVFGKSSPAVVTPASGIFGKSSPAAVTPDSLAFGKPSPSTVTPETGSSEAPSPAAVPSRRRRRSRPAGTTGAAPGRTGVEDREGGARAPRRRTPGDSTRPAGAAETGPRPGRATTASSTRPGSMRTPVTRARLSKKAAMPCRDTGQEAVPPGHGGGDQE; encoded by the coding sequence ATGACGAACCACAGCGAAACGACCGGATCCCCCGAGAACGGTGACATCGCCGGGCGCGCGGCGCAGGGCGGGCACACGAACGACGAAGAGGAGAGGAAGGAGAGCAACCCGTCCGGGACGCGCGCTTCCAGCCCCGTGTACGGCAGTCACGGCGACGAGCACCAGGTCACCCTGCGCACCCCGGCCGAACTGGCAGACGCCCTGCCGTACCTGCTCGGATACCGCCCCGAGGACAGCATCGTCCTGGTCGCGCTGCACGACAGGGACGGACGCGGGCGGTTCGGGGGCCGGGCCCGGCTCGGTATCCCCGCGAACGCGGACGACTGGCCGTCCGCGGCCCGGCAGCTGTCCCACGGCCTCGTGACGGGCAGCGAGCGCCGAGGGGCCCGGCCCGAGTCGATGGTCGCCTTCCTGTGCCAGGAACCGGAGAGGGGCCAGACCGGCCGGCAGGTGATGGAGCGGCTGAGGCCTCTGGCCCAGAGGTTGCGTGTCGAGTGCGGATCCCTGGACGTGGTGGTCGTCGAGGCGCTGTGCATCTCGGAGGGCCGCTACTGGTCCTACTGCTGCGACAACGCGGCATGCTGCTCCCCCGAGGGAGCCCCCATGGGCCTGCCCGGCACCTCCGTGCTGGCCGCTGCGGCCACCTACGCCGGCATCCAGGTGCGCGGCACGCTGCGGGAGCTCCGGGCCCGGCTGCTCCCCTGGGAGAGTGCCGCGGCACTCGAGCAGGAGGCCGCCCTGGACGCGGCCAGCATGGCCCTGGTGCCGAAGATCCTGGACGACACGGGCCGCGTCGCCGTGGCCGACGAGACGCTGGCACTGGCCGGGAGGATCCTGGACCGCCTCGCCGAGGCACAGCCCGCCTCCGGCATGCTCCTGGCGGATCTCCGCGACGACGAACTGGTCGGGCACGACGAGGCCGCCCGGCTGATCCTCGGCCTCCAGGACCGAGCGACCCGCGACCGCGCTGCCGAGTGGATGGAAGGCGACGAGGCCGGACACGCCCTTCGCCTCTGGAGGACATTGGCTCGCCGCTGTGTCGGGCCCTACGGCGAACATGCCGCCGCGCCGCTCACCCTGGCCGGCTGGGTCGCGTGGTCCACCGGCGACGAACTGGAGGCCCGAGAAGCCCTGGCCATGGCCCTGGGTGCCGATCCCGACTACCTCTTCGCCCGTCTTCTGCACCAGGCCTGCAACGAAGGTCTCGACCCGGAGACGATCCGGAGCTGCCTTCGATCGGAGCGCGAAGACCGTGGGCGCGTGGTGACCGACCTCTTGGAGCCACCGGCGGCTGGGGCCGACTCCGCCGCACGCGGGACGACCTCGGCGTCCGAGACCGGGCCATGCGACAGGCGTTCACCGGCAGCGGCGCCGTCCGACTCCGGGGCATTCGGTAAGCCCTCACCCCCAGTGGCGCCGTTGCCCGATACCGGACCCGGCGAGCCCTCTCCGGCAGTGGTGACGCCCGACTCCGAGGTCTTCGGCAAGTCGTCGCCGGCAGTGGTGACGCCCGCCTCCGGGATTTTCGGCAAGTCTTCACCCGCGGCGGTGACTCCCGATTCCCTTGCCTTCGGCAAGCCCTCGCCATCAACGGTGACGCCCGAGACCGGGTCATCCGAAGCACCCTCGCCGGCAGCGGTGCCCTCGCGTCGTCGCCGCCGCTCCCGCCCTGCTGGCACCACGGGCGCAGCCCCAGGACGTACCGGCGTGGAAGACCGTGAGGGGGGAGCTCGGGCTCCGCGGCGGCGCACGCCGGGGGACAGCACGCGCCCCGCCGGTGCTGCCGAAACGGGTCCTCGCCCAGGTCGTGCCACAACGGCGAGCTCTACGCGGCCGGGCAGCATGCGGACCCCCGTTACGCGTGCGCGGCTTTCCAAGAAGGCGGCCATGCCCTGCCGGGACACGGGCCAGGAGGCCGTACCGCCGGGGCACGGCGGGGGCGATCAGGAGTGA
- a CDS encoding glycogen debranching N-terminal domain-containing protein, producing the protein MICVALPGLAISTDEGQLTGRGLEGFYRAGRRVLSRCEIRVAGREPLAVQARMVSADRARFVSTLRASPQAGPDPDVIVERNRFADGTERITLHSAAPRPLRLPVEIVLGTDLADLGAIASGSAGPELAASVHGSGLRWSCATGNASVTAEPPPSDALASAGLLRWEFDLPPGGSRTVELRVRPDGAGPLRAAGRAATSPLAPACAEGDEPRASALLRTSIEDLQALLLRDSANPADTHLAAGAPWRCGLAPADALAAARMALPLGTGLTAGTLRILARTQLTGPGTQSGMIPGPRRDAGPHLPPQCTGTEATLLFPALLAEARRWGLPDQESDELLPAAERCLAWLRTTVGDGTYLRDPNPGGPLRCETQAHAHRAALLGADLLDACGRAGGAALREWAEALRTAFARDFWVEDRGGGRPAAARAPDGSLVPHLGAAAVHLLDTGLLGGGELAPGLLDKIRTEKLARLLGGPVMDSGWGLRGLGAKAPGFNPFGHRAGAVRIQESALAVAGLAAAGYEKEASSLLRGVLAAAETFDHRLPEMYAGEQRTAGSAPLPHPAACRPAATAAAAGVLLLTTLAGIRPDAPAGTVTLRPLRSAPLGEIGFTGLRVAGAPFSVRVSRLGLAMVEEADDGLQLGV; encoded by the coding sequence ATGATCTGCGTCGCCCTACCCGGTCTGGCCATCTCGACCGACGAGGGGCAACTGACCGGTCGCGGGCTGGAGGGGTTCTACCGTGCCGGGCGGCGCGTGCTCTCCCGGTGCGAGATCCGTGTCGCCGGACGGGAACCCCTCGCGGTACAGGCCCGGATGGTCTCGGCCGACCGCGCCAGGTTCGTGAGCACGCTCCGCGCATCACCGCAGGCGGGCCCGGACCCGGACGTGATCGTGGAACGCAACCGCTTCGCGGACGGCACCGAGCGGATCACCCTGCACAGCGCAGCTCCCCGCCCGTTGCGGCTGCCGGTCGAGATCGTCCTGGGTACGGATCTGGCCGATCTCGGGGCGATCGCCTCGGGCAGCGCAGGCCCCGAACTCGCCGCCAGCGTGCACGGCTCGGGCCTGCGCTGGTCCTGCGCCACCGGAAACGCGTCCGTCACGGCGGAACCGCCTCCCTCTGACGCCCTCGCCTCGGCCGGGCTGCTGCGGTGGGAGTTCGACCTGCCCCCCGGTGGCAGTAGGACCGTGGAGCTGCGGGTGCGGCCGGACGGCGCTGGGCCCCTCCGAGCCGCGGGACGAGCCGCGACCAGCCCCTTGGCCCCGGCGTGTGCGGAGGGCGACGAGCCGAGAGCCTCAGCCCTGCTGCGGACGAGTATCGAGGACCTCCAGGCCCTCCTCCTGCGCGACTCCGCGAACCCCGCCGACACCCACCTCGCGGCCGGCGCACCCTGGCGCTGCGGTCTGGCCCCCGCCGACGCGCTGGCCGCCGCCCGGATGGCGCTGCCGCTCGGCACCGGCCTCACCGCCGGGACGCTGCGGATCCTCGCCCGGACCCAACTCACCGGCCCTGGCACGCAATCCGGAATGATCCCCGGCCCCAGACGGGACGCGGGGCCGCACCTGCCGCCGCAGTGCACCGGTACAGAGGCCACGCTGCTGTTCCCCGCCCTGCTCGCCGAGGCCCGCCGCTGGGGCCTTCCCGACCAGGAGTCGGACGAGCTGCTGCCCGCCGCAGAGCGCTGCCTGGCGTGGCTGCGCACCACCGTGGGCGACGGCACCTACCTGCGTGATCCGAATCCGGGCGGGCCCCTCCGATGTGAGACACAGGCTCACGCCCACCGCGCCGCCCTGCTCGGTGCCGACCTGCTCGACGCCTGTGGTCGGGCGGGGGGAGCGGCACTCCGGGAATGGGCAGAGGCCTTGCGGACCGCGTTCGCACGGGACTTCTGGGTGGAGGACCGTGGGGGCGGCCGGCCCGCGGCAGCCCGTGCCCCGGACGGCAGCCTGGTTCCCCACCTCGGCGCGGCCGCCGTGCACCTCCTCGACACCGGCCTGCTGGGCGGGGGCGAGCTGGCACCCGGTCTGCTCGACAAGATCCGGACCGAGAAGCTCGCCCGGCTGCTCGGCGGCCCGGTCATGGACTCCGGGTGGGGCCTGCGCGGTCTGGGCGCGAAGGCACCCGGATTCAATCCGTTCGGCCACCGAGCAGGAGCCGTACGGATCCAGGAGTCGGCACTCGCCGTCGCCGGGCTGGCCGCCGCCGGCTACGAGAAGGAGGCGAGCTCGCTGCTGCGCGGCGTCCTGGCGGCCGCCGAGACCTTCGACCACCGGCTGCCCGAGATGTACGCGGGGGAGCAGCGCACCGCAGGAAGTGCTCCGCTCCCGCACCCGGCGGCCTGCCGCCCCGCGGCCACAGCAGCGGCCGCCGGAGTGCTGCTGCTGACCACGCTCGCCGGTATCCGCCCCGACGCCCCGGCCGGGACGGTCACCCTGCGGCCCTTGCGCAGCGCACCCCTCGGGGAGATCGGCTTCACCGGACTGCGCGTGGCGGGCGCCCCGTTCTCCGTTCGGGTGAGCCGGCTGGGGCTCGCCATGGTCGAGGAGGCGGACGACGGACTGCAACTGGGGGTTTGA
- a CDS encoding NUDIX hydrolase, translated as MPYDPSAFPPFAVTVDLVVLTVRRHALCALAVRRGEAPFQGRWALPGGFVRADEDLAQAAARELAEETGLSVHDPSVPAQDNGAHLEQLATYGDPKRDPRMRVVSVAHLALAPDLPAPRAGGDASNARWAPVEELLQQGGYGRDAEPVAPLAFDHAQILADGVERARSKIEYSSLATAFCPPEFTVGELRRVYEAVWGVALDPRNFHRKVTGTPGFLVPTGGTTTRQGGRPAQLFRAGGATLLNPPMLRPEV; from the coding sequence ATGCCCTACGACCCGTCAGCGTTCCCGCCCTTCGCCGTCACCGTGGACCTGGTCGTACTGACCGTGCGCCGTCATGCTCTCTGTGCGCTGGCGGTACGCAGGGGCGAAGCGCCGTTCCAGGGGCGTTGGGCGCTGCCCGGCGGCTTCGTACGGGCCGACGAGGACTTGGCGCAGGCCGCGGCCCGGGAGCTGGCCGAGGAGACCGGACTGAGCGTCCACGACCCGTCCGTCCCGGCTCAGGACAACGGTGCACATCTGGAGCAGCTCGCCACCTACGGAGACCCCAAGCGGGACCCCAGGATGCGGGTCGTGAGTGTCGCCCACCTCGCTCTCGCCCCCGACCTGCCCGCGCCCCGGGCCGGCGGAGACGCCAGCAACGCGCGCTGGGCCCCGGTCGAGGAACTGCTGCAGCAGGGCGGCTACGGGCGGGACGCCGAGCCGGTGGCGCCACTCGCCTTCGACCACGCACAGATCCTCGCGGACGGAGTGGAGCGCGCCAGATCCAAGATCGAGTACTCCTCGCTGGCCACCGCTTTCTGCCCGCCCGAGTTCACCGTCGGGGAACTGCGCCGTGTCTACGAGGCGGTGTGGGGCGTGGCGCTCGACCCACGCAACTTCCACCGCAAGGTCACGGGCACCCCCGGCTTCCTCGTTCCCACCGGTGGGACGACAACCCGCCAGGGCGGACGCCCGGCCCAGCTCTTCCGCGCCGGCGGCGCGACGCTGCTCAATCCCCCGATGCTGCGCCCCGAGGTGTGA